A stretch of the Ornithodoros turicata isolate Travis chromosome 4, ASM3712646v1, whole genome shotgun sequence genome encodes the following:
- the LOC135393147 gene encoding uncharacterized protein LOC135393147, producing MLKLGYPRKVGHEPCTSSSSTFASNAECEPHDATPFEEAGDHGQHVGPLDLRCMKSLLQIESSSDRHEKWSHQSCQVQPTVRDIGTQWEDPYNSIREEHSYAALRVMTTSSETQTVQKTPSEDMSEALCCFYTGLSLDGFWKLVTTVSLAAQTTITMNVGDQVLLTLMRLRLGLLYFDLAIRFGISLAQAGKIFREMLGILSGIMRKVVVWLPLETILATTPSQFTSSGYGNTSCIIDCTEVPMQRPKRIYSRGQTYSHYKSCNTMKFLVAIALNGFIMFVSHAYGGRASDKFIVEDSGFANYLYQDQEVMADRGFALNNSMKEKGVKLNIPAFSRGKSQFSEAEVTVSRIISRLRIHVERAINRIKVYRILKGALPITHKKLMNNKVVVCAGLCNLKGPLISPKHCEDELRTD from the exons ATGTTGAAGCTGGGATACCCAAGAAAG GTCGGCCATGAACCATGCACGTCGTCGTCTTCAACCTTTGCAAGTAATGCTGAATGTGAGCCCCATGATGCTACACCATTCGAAGAGGCAGGTGACCATGGTCAACATGTTGGCCCCCTTGACCTTCGTTGCATGAAGTCCTTGCTACAAATAGAAAGCAGCTCTGATAGGCACGAAAAATGGAGTCATCAGAGTTGCCAAGTTCAACCTACAGTTCGTGATATTGGGACGCAGTGGGAAGACCCCTACAACAGCATAAGAGAGGAACATTCGTATGCTGCTCTGCGTGTGATGACGACATCTTCAGAAACACAGACAGTACAGAAGACACCCTCTGAAGATATGTCAGAAGCTCTTTGCTGTTTCTACACAGGACTTAGCCTGGATGGCTTCTGGAAGCTCGTGACGACAGTGAGTCTGGCTGCCCAGACTACCATCACAATGAATGTGGGTGATCAAGTATTGTTAACCCTAATGAGGCTACGGCTCGGGTTGTTGTACTTTGACCTGGCAATACGGTTTGGCATCTCACTTGCCCAAGCAGGAAAAATATTCAGAGAAATGCTTGGTATTCTAAGTGGCATAATGAGGAAAGTTGTAGTGTGGCTACCATTAGAGACAATTCTTGCAACTACGCCGTCACAGTTTACGTCTAGCGGATATGGCAACACCAGCTGCATCATCGACTGCACAGAGGTTCCAATGCAACGGCCCAAGAGGATTTATTCGAGAGGGCAAACCTACAGCCACTATAAGAGCTGCAACACCATGAAGTTTTTGGTGGCCATCGCACTAAATGGATTTATCATGTTCGTCTCACATGCATATGGTGGGCGTGCTTCCGACAAGTTCATTGTTGAAGATTCCGGGTTTGCAAACTACTTATACCAGGATCAGGAAGTCATGGCCGACAGGGGATTTGCTCTAAATAACTCAATGAAAGAAAAGGGAGTCAAGCTGAATATTCCAGCTTTTTCAAGAGGCAAGAGCCAGTTTTCTGAGGCAGAAGTGACAGTGTCCAGGATAATTTCTAGACTGAGAATCCATGTTGAGCGTGCGATCAATCGCATCAAAGTATACAGGATCCTGAAGGGTGCACTTCCAATCACTCACAAGAagttaatgaacaataaagtTGTAGTATGTGCAGGCCTGTGTAACTTGAAGGGTCCACTAATCTCTCCCAAGCATTGCGAGGATGAGCTTCGCACAGATTAG